The Candidatus Methylomirabilota bacterium region CACGCGGCTGACGCTCTCCGACACGGACGTCCTGGCCGCGCTCCCGCGCGTCATCTGGGGGATGGATCAGCCGTCCGGCGACGGCGTCCAGAGCTACTTCGTGTCCCAGGCGGCCCGGAGTCGCGTGACGGTGAGCCTGTCCGGGCTGGGGGGCGACGAGCTCTTCGCCGGCTACTCCCAGTTTCTGACCCTGCCCCGGGCCGAGCAGTGGGACCCCGTCCTGCGCCGCATCCCCGCCCCGGTCCGGCGCACGGCCCTGGCCGCGCTGCGGCGGCTGCCCCCGGCCGTCCGGGAGCGCACGCGGGCCCGACACCTCGCCGACCTTCTCTACGGCGCCGGGGACTTCGCCCGGCGGTACGAGACGACCCGGACGCTGCTCCGGTCCTGGGAGCGGATCCGGCTGCTGTCGCCAGCCCTGCGGGCGGGGCTGGACGACGCCGAGGCGAGCGACTCCCGGGTGCGGGAGGCCCTCGGCGCCCGCCGGGACCTCGACGTGATCGACCGCCTCACCTATCTGGAATTGACGGGCTACATGCCCGACATGCTGCTCCGCGACATGGACGCGATGAGCATGGCGCACTCCCTCGAGGTCCGGGTGCCGCTGATCGACCATCAGCTCGTCGAGTTCGTGACGACCGGAGTGCCGCCGTGGCTCCGCGTCCGCGACGGGATCCAGAAGTACATCCTCCTCCGGGCCTTCCACGATCTGCTCCCCGAGCCCATCCGGACTCGCCGGAAGATGGGGTTCGAGCTGCCGATGCCGCGCTGGCTGCGCGGCACCCTCAGGCCCACCGTCGACCGGGCGCTCGCCCGCGAGACGGTCGCCAAGCGAGGGCTCCTCGATCCGGAGAGCGTCCGGGAGCTCCAGCGGGCGTTCTACGGCCCGCGCGGGGGCTCCGTCTCGTACCTGCGCGTGTGGAGCCTCGTCGTGCTCGAGCTGTGGTGCCGGCTCTTCCTGGACCGGGCCGGCCCCGGCGTCGAGTCGGTCACGACGGCCGACCTGGTGGCGTGACGACGAGCGCCGCGCCGGACGCGCTCCGGGTCCTCGTCGTCGGCCACACCTACACGGTCCGCCTCAATCGCGACAAGTTCTACGAGCTCGCCAAGCGGCCGGATCTCGATCTCGTGGTGGTCACGCCCGAGATGTGGCCGGACTACATCCAGCCCGTCTATTCGCGAAGCGAGCCCGGCGAGCCGCTCGACGTGCGGCCCTTGCCGACCTGGAAGGCCGGCAACGAGGTGCTCTACGTCTACCGGCCCGCCCTGCTCGGCCTGATCCG contains the following coding sequences:
- the asnB gene encoding asparagine synthase (glutamine-hydrolyzing), with amino-acid sequence HSEAVLRRMTDALTHRGPDGEGYFWTSVPDGAGRPTGIGLGSRRLAIIDRALGHQPIHNAASTRWIVFNGEIYNYQDQRARLAADGYPFYTRSDTEVVLALYERYGEDCVRHLRGMFAFAVWDGPAGRLFLARDRLGIKPLYYTETGGTFLFASELKGLLASGLVDRAVEPRALVEFLGFYHVPPPLTMLRGVRALPPGTHLTCAPDGGPRLTRYWEVPVPPPWPRATDEAALARSLRARVEESVRIHLMSEVPLGAFLSGGIDSSLLVGVMSRLLDRPVETFSVGFVEADRRYDETEYAELAARHFRTAHTRLTLSDTDVLAALPRVIWGMDQPSGDGVQSYFVSQAARSRVTVSLSGLGGDELFAGYSQFLTLPRAEQWDPVLRRIPAPVRRTALAALRRLPPAVRERTRARHLADLLYGAGDFARRYETTRTLLRSWERIRLLSPALRAGLDDAEASDSRVREALGARRDLDVIDRLTYLELTGYMPDMLLRDMDAMSMAHSLEVRVPLIDHQLVEFVTTGVPPWLRVRDGIQKYILLRAFHDLLPEPIRTRRKMGFELPMPRWLRGTLRPTVDRALARETVAKRGLLDPESVRELQRAFYGPRGGSVSYLRVWSLVVLELWCRLFLDRAGPGVESVTTADLVA